The genomic segment ttaatattgattatcattatattatcaaattataaataattaacataaaatagaaatattaatattgaaaaaaaaaatattcttggAATATTCTATTGTAGTGTAAAATGTAGTGCAATGTGGTTGGAGATGATTTTAGTGTAACACCAATGTAGTGCAGTGGATTGGAGATGGCCGCCTAGGTTGGATTGAAGAAGTCGCCATCAATGTGAGTGATTGATTCATTGAAATTGatctcaaattttttatttttttgaaaagatCTCAAATATTTTCGGGTCCTTCAATTTTCAATTAAAACAAATTGTTCATTTTACGGGGTCTGAACTCTGAAGTAATACGAGTTAgaatatttgatattttaagtttaatttaataaaagtCAATGCGAAGAGGAATTATAATTGGGCTAAAAGAAGAACATTGGGAAGAGGAATTATAATTGGCCAAAAAGTATATAAGTTTCTTTGGAATCATGGAATGACTAGGTGTGTCGTGAGATGAAGAATTCAGATGAGGAAAGCAAGAGAAAGAAGAAGGGTCTATTCTTAGCTCTTTTGAAGGACGAAATTTCTTGTTTCTGTCAAATGAATGGCTCTTGAAGTTGGCTTAGTTACCAACTTCGTCTGGTTCACTTGTAAAAGGAGAAATATTGTTAATcctgaattttttttgtttaataaaactTCAATTGCAAGATGTCTGTGCAAAAGCCATACTTCTTCCTCCAAAAACCAGAAAGACTACCCACCCTATCCCCCCATCATTCCAAAACTTCATTTCATGTTCATGCAAAATGCCTTTACCACCCCATCCATCAAGCACGCATTGTGCCTCCACTCCACCACGATACGCCCCTAAACATAGGTAGGAGCACCCCTATATAATGTGCCTTTACCACTGGCAAACACCACTATCATCACCATCTTCTTTCCTTGCATTTGCATCACCCACATACTGCGGTATCCATTTGGCATTTTCTAGCTCTTTATCACTGCATCCATCACTTTCCCTGAACTTCAGGACATTGATAATAGGGATGAGGTGGTGACTGGTGAGGTTCTAATTTGACGGGGAGCAGATTGTTTATACGTCCTTACATTGATATTTTCCTCAATCTCGAGTATAAATAAGAGTTTGTGCTCTGGTGTTAGTGAGCCTAGAGAGGAACAATGGAGAGGTCTAACATTGTTTCATGGATTCTGTTTTTCTTGGTTATGCTGGTGTGTTCGATTCTCCATAACTATGCAGCTGTTGACGCTACAAGGGAAGGAAGGTTTCTGCACCGTGGGAATCACAATGTGGCAGACTCTATGCAAATGATGTTCAGCCAAGGAGATGCTGATATGGGGCTGAAAACTGACGGATATGGGAATGGGATGGGTAACAACGGGAAAGGTTGGGTTGGTGGATATGGCGGAGGTAATGGGGGAGGTGGGGGTGGAAATGGTGGAGGAAATGGAGATGGATCAGGCTCAAGAGGTGGGGTAGGTGGAGGATTCAGTGGTGGTTTCGGGGGCGGGGTAGGTGGTGGTGGAGGTAATGGGTATGGCCTGGGAGGTGGAGGGGGTGGCGGTGGCTTCGGAGGGGGTGGGAGCTCCAGCATAGGCCAAGGGGGTGGCTATGGGTCCGGAGGTGGTAATGGTGGTGGATGGAACAACGGGGGATATGGTTCAGGAAGTGCAATGGGAGGAGGTAGCAGTGGGTTAGGACCCTATGGTGGAGGAAGTGGTTCAGGCTCAGGTTCAGGCTTCGGCTTCGGGTACGGTAGCAATGGTggcggaggtggtggtggtggtggtggtggtggtggtgttgGAGGACGAGGCGGGCACTATGGAGGATCCGGAAGTACGTTCGGATCGGGACATGCATGTGGAGAGGCATATGGAAGAACGTCTTTGGTCCCTCCAGGCAATAACAGCTAAATTTCTAATATTTGTGTATGAACTTAATGCCAAAATGAGAATAAGGACCTTTTTTCTGAGCTATCATATCCTTTTATCCTCTGGAATTCTAATATATAAATcacattttcaaatttattcaGCCAAATTATATAAACGAGTTAGCACAAAGCAGTGACAGTGATTGACAGTGATCAACTTCAATAGcagatatatacatatatgcaCTGTACTATATACCATTCATAACACTggcattaattaataaaatacaatTAGCAAATATAAAGCCAGCACACATCAAATCTTGAAACCGAGTGCCTAACTTGGCTGGAGTAGCAGTCTTGGACGCGCCTGGAAGCAGCTTACTCTTTAGCCTGAAAATATTAATAGAGAATTTAGTAATTGTAATTTTTGTTGCATAGCAGCTTAGTCATACACAGCCCCTTTTGGAGGAAATGCAAATCATAATGCAGCTGTATTAATCAATTTTCCTTACAATGCTACTCCTAGACATTCAATAAATCGAGGCCATACCACGCAATCCTCATAATCAGTACAAAGTTCAATAAGGTTGTGTTTGGAACGAtggatttgatatgatatgatttcaAATTCCTTGACTTGTCTGGATGGAcaaaattgaaataaatttcaaatcctCGCGAAAGATGGACACTACCATGGAGCCAGACATCCAAATTCACCTAATTGCTTGCAACTCGACTCTGATGTACAAAGGTGTTAAATATATGAAGCAAGGATGCACCAAACCAATAATTTCCTACACTTCGAAGTGAAATAAAGACGTTTCAAAGtgaaagaaaggatatcatatATCTCAAAGTGACAAGGAATGGCGGTATCCTTTATGAGACATCCAAAAACAAGCTACGCTTGATGAAGCAACCAAAAGCAAtgaaatcacattttcttgttTCCTAGCAAAGCAGCAATTTGGAGCAATACAATTAAATCAGCTCTCACATTATTTTGCAGCCAAATGTTGGTGACAGGCAATTTAATCAACCATGGCATACAAATAGACCAAACTGTAAATATTGTTACATATTCAGATGGGAAGCAAGGTACAGACCGAGTCAGACGTCACATTCTCCACATAACTTGGACCAATGTTAGAATCACCTATATCAGTGGCATTCAGCTCCAATTTCCTGCAGAGAATGAAATAGACTATCAGTTTGTGCTTGAACATTTTCAAATGGCCTTCTGTCCAGGATGTCTTGTTCTCGGTCCTGAATGggaaattaaaaacaagaacCAGAAAGGAAATGAAATAAAAACCATCCCAACCTTCCATATTCCGAAACAGGGCTTGATATAGGTTCGGAATCAGTATCAGTTTCAAACTTAAAACAACCTCGCGTATCAGTATCCTGCAGAAAAAAGTTCAGTAATATAGTGTAGGAAATTTTTACATGCAGAAATCAGTATACCTAGAAGGATCAAGAAACGACAATCGTACCGCTTTATATCCAGGCATCCAATGAGGTACGCTCTCTGAGAGAATTCTGATATACTCCTCCATAGCCTCTTCAGGACTCGTGTTTCCGAGCTTTTGCCATGCATTCCTTGCACAATGGAATTAGTTGTCTCCATCACTCATATAAAGCGGCTTTCAACCAACCCTGTTATATAACTAGCAATCAAACTATACCGTGATAGCTTTTCGAGGATCTTTGGACCTAGGCTCTCACAGCACTAAGGTTCTCTTCAGAATTTTATAATATTCTATATCTAGAACTTAGATGTTCTCTAGTAATACAATGATCCCATTCTCGGAATGTGATCATTCTACTGCTCCCCAAACCGTCAAAAAAATTAGGTCCTCGAAAGtcaaaacaagaaaaagaaTCCACGTTTTTAAGTTGAGTTCACAGGAAAGGGAAGGCCGTGGGGATGGGGAATTTCGGATAAGGTTGATGGAAGAGCTATAATCATTGGAAAGGTCTCTATAACTGAGATAATAACCTGAACACAAAATGTGAATGTGAACAGAGAAATGTCATTCGTACTCGGTATGCTAATACTACAGCAAGCTTCCCATGAGAGCTTAGTTGATCTATGATTTCATCCTTTGTGTTTTTCATTTTCTGATTTCATCCTAGTCCAGAAAGTTTACACCATAAACTCAGTGGTTCTTGCATGCTCGCAAGCTAAACTGAACCAAGAAATTTCATCAAAAGAAGCTGCATTTCTTAGACAAATTTGCATATCAGTGATATCCAGCCGCAAGATAACACAAGACACTAAGGTTGTATTTGGACTGATGGGTTTCAAATCCATGGATTTCCAATGTGTTTTCGATGTTTTAGAGAAGTAAGACCATAAACGTAAATTCACCCCTTATAATCTCTAAATAAGAAGTAAGGTATGAATTtaagatttgatttattgattcattgttaACATAAAACTATAATCGAAATTCATGTAATCCAAATCTATCACCCCAAATACAACCTAAGACATTTTTTGAAATAATTCACATCTACGACATAAAAAAGTATATTGACTGTGTCACCGCCCTATATCATGGCTTCTATTTCgaatcatgatattttaaaatacaagtagGAATTAAAACTTGAGGGTCATCCCTAGTCATTCACAGTGATAGACCAGATTTGGCAAGCCTAACACTCGCTATCTGAATAGCTACATGTTATTCTCAATTATAAACAATGCAATGCACACCAATATATATAGCAATTATCAAACATGGCAAACCCAAACAAAGATCAAATACCATTTGGCACGGGATGACACCATGAGGGCCATAGGTTGAGGCTCACGACACGGCCCTTCCACCGCAACCTTATGAAGTCCATACAACTGCGTTTTCTTATCGCCATCCAATTTGGAGCACCAATCTACATCTTTCTCCTTCCCCTTTCCTCCATACTCCACAAAATTAACAGCCTCTGCAAATACTTTATCCAATTCACTCCTTTCTAATCCttcccaatcatcatcatcaacaACAAGAACACCATCATCACCTCTCGGTTTCACCACGCCCACCTCATCTCCATCACTCAATCCATCATTCTCTCCAAAACCCACAGGTCCATTTTCTTGTTTCTGATCATTTTTCATGTCATCACACTCCAACACAATTCCATTCTTCAGTTCTTCAACAACTAGACCCTTTTCTCCCAAAATCATATCAATTTTATCATCTCCACAACCCTTTTCAACCAGCATTTCATTAATTTCTCCCAAAACCATATCCTTTTCAACAAGCATTTCAGTAATTTCAGACTCCTTATTTTGGGAGTCAACATAATTCATCTCCCTAACATCAAAACATTGTTTCTCAGAACTTTGCACTTCGGAATCAAAATTTATCCCCATTTCTTCAATTTCATGAATCCTTGCTATACTATTTTCATCCTGATTCTTCGATTCAGCGTCATCCAACAGTACAGGCCTTTCAGACCCATTTTCACTTTCATACCGATCGACACTTTTGACCTTAACATCATCAACAAACTTCACCTTTTTTATGCCTTTTGTGGTCATAACTCTAAGCCTTCTGTTCAAAGACACCTCTTTTCTCACAGCAGAAGGAACAGAAGAAATATGATAATCGACGGAGTCAGAAACGGCAAAAGATACGATCTTTGCCactaaaaaacataaaataatagCTAAAAAAGCTGTAAAAGTTGAGTCTTGAAAAATTTCCATGTTCCTTTTGCGTACCAATCTGATGGGAGAATATCAGAACGGGGAAATGAAGATAAAAAGTTTCGTGAGAGGTTCAAAGATAGTGGGAACGAACTAAAGATAATAATGGACTACAAATTCAATGCCAACATTAATCATCAAAGCAACCAACTGTATCTTACTTGgttattctttattttttatttatttatatattttaatgttaaaaaaaaaaggatgTTTACAGGGAAGCGCAAAGCATATTCTTTTCCTTCAGCTCTCCTTTTCGGCTACTTTGGATGCTGGTGTCCTTTGGAATATGGGTGACGCTCTGCGCAAATCTTTGTCCAATttgataaatttaaaaaaaaaattgaaatataaaaaaatgtaaatttttttattaaatacaatattaaaaattcattaaattataaattatattaatgaCTTTTGAGATTGTGTTAGTTGGCTTGATAAAACATATGATACGCAATTAAATGAGATTGGAATAAGTAATTTTGATAAATGAAACATTGGTTAATGGTCATATTCTACGAACCAACTAAAAATGGGGGAATCATGTGCACATGGTATGGACTTAGAAGATGTTGTTTTTCAcgtgataaaaatatcatatatatatatagaacaaGAGTTGACATTAGGTAGT from the Primulina eburnea isolate SZY01 chromosome 3, ASM2296580v1, whole genome shotgun sequence genome contains:
- the LOC140827646 gene encoding uncharacterized protein, whose product is MEIFQDSTFTAFLAIILCFLVAKIVSFAVSDSVDYHISSVPSAVRKEVSLNRRLRVMTTKGIKKVKFVDDVKVKSVDRYESENGSERPVLLDDAESKNQDENSIARIHEIEEMGINFDSEVQSSEKQCFDVREMNYVDSQNKESEITEMLVEKDMVLGEINEMLVEKGCGDDKIDMILGEKGLVVEELKNGIVLECDDMKNDQKQENGPVGFGENDGLSDGDEVGVVKPRGDDGVLVVDDDDWEGLERSELDKVFAEAVNFVEYGGKGKEKDVDWCSKLDGDKKTQLYGLHKVAVEGPCREPQPMALMVSSRAKWNAWQKLGNTSPEEAMEEYIRILSESVPHWMPGYKADTDTRGCFKFETDTDSEPISSPVSEYGRKLELNATDIGDSNIGPSYVENVTSDSAKE